The following coding sequences are from one Terriglobales bacterium window:
- a CDS encoding DUF885 domain-containing protein, whose translation MNPQKLRLVLPLLLFVLILFAAVAAPAESRPEALHKFFADVFEQQLRDSPQFATAIGRHDYDDRWNDWSRAGLDRRRAHLQQWLKELDTFPVEGLPAEDRLSVRLLHYDLQQALDAFDLENWLLSMGQMFGLHNRVYLTVDRMPAQTLHDYQNILARLRAVPAYVDQNIAMLNDAVQHGYVQPRLVVDIVSKQISTQAAQTPENTNLLVAFRHFPSSIPGDVQAKMRADATDAYQNQFVPAWRKLLDYVQNSYAPHARTSIGLSALPGGREAYAILVRRLTTTNMTPDEIHKIGEEEVARIEKEMLAIARSTGFNGSLEEFQRNLQTSLEQHFRSREEMLVYCRNTAKIIEPQLPVLFKHIPLLLYGVRPIPEDREQASASNAQAPSPDGSTPGWFNLKTYEPEKQVKFDKEALVLHEAVPGHIFQITLAHSLPDLPEFRKFYFNSAYAEGWALYAESLGAQLGVYRDPHSRFGQLSSERFRAVRLVVDTGIHTMGWTRDQAIEYFRMHAPEESVSEIDRYISWPAQALAYKVGQLQIVRLRQQAEQSLGVRFDIRDFHDAVLRDGALPMEWLQQQVQQYISSAKQSVPRDSLPIRPEVGSGQPGTENGTWH comes from the coding sequence ATGAATCCTCAGAAACTTCGGTTGGTTCTCCCGTTGTTATTGTTCGTGCTGATTCTCTTTGCTGCTGTTGCCGCGCCCGCTGAGTCGCGTCCCGAGGCATTACATAAATTTTTTGCGGACGTGTTTGAACAACAGTTGCGGGACAGCCCGCAATTCGCGACGGCCATCGGCCGTCACGACTATGATGACCGATGGAACGACTGGTCGCGCGCCGGACTGGACCGCCGCCGCGCCCACCTCCAGCAGTGGCTTAAGGAACTCGATACGTTCCCGGTGGAAGGTCTGCCGGCCGAGGACCGACTCAGCGTGCGGCTGCTTCACTATGATCTGCAGCAGGCACTGGACGCCTTCGATCTCGAGAATTGGCTACTGAGCATGGGGCAGATGTTCGGGCTGCACAACCGTGTTTATCTCACGGTGGACCGCATGCCCGCGCAGACCCTGCATGATTATCAGAACATCCTTGCCCGCCTTCGTGCTGTGCCTGCGTATGTCGATCAGAACATCGCCATGCTCAACGATGCCGTGCAGCATGGATATGTGCAGCCTCGACTCGTTGTGGATATCGTCAGCAAGCAAATCTCCACCCAGGCAGCTCAGACTCCTGAAAACACAAATCTGTTGGTTGCGTTTCGCCATTTTCCATCGAGCATTCCAGGCGACGTACAGGCGAAGATGCGAGCCGATGCCACCGACGCTTATCAGAACCAGTTTGTGCCGGCATGGCGCAAGCTCCTCGACTATGTCCAGAATTCTTACGCTCCTCATGCGCGGACCAGCATCGGGCTGAGCGCGCTGCCGGGTGGACGGGAGGCCTACGCGATCCTGGTCCGGCGGCTCACCACGACCAATATGACGCCGGATGAGATCCACAAAATCGGTGAGGAAGAGGTTGCCCGCATCGAGAAAGAGATGCTGGCCATCGCTCGCTCGACGGGGTTCAACGGCTCACTGGAGGAATTCCAGCGTAACCTACAGACTTCGCTGGAACAGCATTTCCGTTCGCGCGAGGAGATGCTGGTGTATTGCCGCAATACGGCCAAAATCATCGAGCCGCAGCTGCCGGTGCTCTTCAAGCATATTCCGCTCTTGCTTTATGGCGTACGTCCGATTCCGGAGGACCGCGAGCAAGCCTCGGCCAGCAATGCGCAAGCGCCATCGCCCGACGGCAGTACTCCGGGATGGTTCAATCTGAAGACGTATGAGCCGGAGAAGCAGGTTAAGTTCGACAAAGAGGCGCTGGTGCTGCACGAGGCCGTGCCCGGTCACATTTTTCAGATCACGCTGGCGCATTCGCTGCCGGACCTGCCGGAGTTCCGCAAGTTCTACTTCAACAGCGCCTACGCAGAAGGCTGGGCACTCTACGCGGAGTCCCTGGGTGCGCAGCTCGGGGTATATCGCGATCCACACAGCCGCTTTGGCCAGCTCAGCAGTGAGCGGTTTCGAGCGGTGAGGCTGGTCGTTGATACCGGCATTCATACCATGGGCTGGACTCGCGATCAGGCGATCGAATACTTCCGCATGCACGCCCCGGAAGAGTCTGTTTCGGAGATTGATCGCTACATCTCATGGCCGGCGCAAGCTCTCGCCTACAAGGTAGGCCAGCTCCAGATCGTGAGGCTGCGACAGCAGGCGGAGCAGAGTCTCGGCGTCAGGTTCGACATACGGGATTTTCACGACGCGGTTCTGCGGGACGGAGCTCTGCCGATGGAGTGGCTGCAGCAGCAGGTGCAGCAGTACATCAGCTCGGCCAAACAATCTGTGCCGAGAGATTCCCTGCCGATAAGGCCAGAGGTCGGATCCGGTCAGCCCGGGACCGAAAACGGCACTTGGCATTGA
- a CDS encoding ribonuclease HII yields the protein MLRKKKIAPDPTVSRSTLKMRLLKKLKCTTRFERELWREGAQLVAGVDEVGRGALFGPVVAGAVILDPSYRIKGLRDSKLLPAARRVVLAERIKQHCIAWAIAAVDVARIDQLNIYHASRLAMTEAVRQLLPAPDFLLIDALKLEHPCQQRSIIHGDALSASIAAASIVAKVERDLMISAWAPVFPAYDLASNKGYRSPKHLKALREYGPSPLHRQSFAPVWNAASPQEALEFILQEESSPEAEALLEEVELESAAADDDQVELTSVGS from the coding sequence GTGCTGCGGAAAAAGAAAATCGCTCCTGATCCCACCGTCTCCCGCTCCACGTTAAAGATGCGGTTGCTGAAGAAGCTGAAGTGTACGACGCGGTTTGAACGCGAGCTTTGGCGGGAAGGAGCGCAACTCGTCGCAGGCGTGGATGAGGTCGGTCGCGGGGCGCTGTTCGGACCGGTTGTGGCGGGCGCGGTGATTCTCGATCCCAGCTACCGCATCAAGGGACTCCGCGATTCGAAACTGCTGCCGGCCGCTCGCCGCGTCGTGCTCGCCGAGCGCATCAAGCAGCACTGTATAGCGTGGGCGATTGCCGCGGTGGATGTCGCGCGTATCGACCAGCTAAACATCTATCACGCCTCCCGGCTGGCGATGACGGAGGCGGTCCGCCAGCTCCTGCCGGCTCCAGATTTTCTGCTGATTGACGCGCTGAAACTGGAGCATCCCTGCCAGCAACGATCGATCATTCACGGCGATGCTCTCTCGGCTTCGATCGCTGCTGCTTCCATCGTCGCTAAAGTCGAACGTGACCTGATGATCTCTGCCTGGGCGCCCGTTTTTCCTGCCTACGATCTCGCATCCAATAAGGGATATCGTTCCCCCAAACATCTGAAGGCGCTGCGGGAATATGGGCCATCGCCGCTCCATCGCCAGTCGTTTGCGCCAGTGTGGAACGCAGCATCCCCACAGGAGGCGCTGGAATTCATATTGCAGGAAGAGTCGTCGCCCGAAGCTGAAGCTCTTCTGGAAGAAGTTGAGCTGGAGTCAGCGGCAGCAGATGATGACCAGGTTGAACTGACTTCGGTCGGCTCATGA
- a CDS encoding carbonic anhydrase family protein, translating to MNSRGAWLVFLVFAISTSSMAQQKTSPPHWTYTGAEGPEHWGDLDPSFTTCKTGKEQSPIDIRNPQKASLPRIQFDYQPAPLKIIDNGHSIQVNYSSGSTITVGDHKYELKQFHFHHPSEEKINGQPSDMVAHLVHADAEGKLAVVAVLLKKGQANSAIQTIWDHLPREKGVETPVEGITINAADLLPEKLGYYTFAGSLTTPPCTEGVTWYVLKSSKTLSAQQVDAFAKPYPMNARPTQPLNGRVVKETE from the coding sequence ATGAATTCGCGAGGAGCATGGCTGGTTTTCCTGGTTTTTGCGATCTCAACATCGAGCATGGCTCAACAAAAGACTTCTCCACCTCACTGGACATACACCGGTGCCGAAGGCCCCGAGCATTGGGGAGACCTCGATCCCTCCTTCACCACTTGCAAAACCGGCAAGGAGCAATCTCCCATCGACATTCGCAATCCGCAGAAGGCTTCCCTGCCGCGAATTCAATTCGACTACCAGCCTGCGCCCCTCAAGATCATCGACAACGGCCACTCCATTCAGGTGAACTATTCTTCCGGCAGCACCATCACCGTTGGCGATCATAAATACGAGCTCAAGCAGTTCCATTTTCACCATCCCAGTGAAGAGAAGATCAATGGTCAGCCGTCAGATATGGTGGCCCATCTGGTGCATGCCGATGCTGAGGGAAAACTCGCTGTGGTCGCTGTCTTGCTGAAGAAGGGCCAGGCCAACTCTGCAATCCAGACAATCTGGGATCACCTGCCCCGCGAAAAAGGCGTAGAGACCCCAGTCGAGGGCATCACCATCAACGCAGCGGATCTGCTGCCCGAAAAGCTTGGCTACTATACCTTCGCAGGTTCGCTCACCACTCCGCCCTGTACCGAGGGTGTGACCTGGTACGTGTTGAAATCATCCAAGACTCTCTCTGCTCAGCAGGTCGATGCCTTCGCCAAGCCGTACCCAATGAACGCAAGACCCACCCAGCCATTGAATGGACGCGTGGTAAAAGAGACCGAGTAG
- the tmk gene encoding dTMP kinase has protein sequence MRGKFITFEGLDGCGKSTQLQRLAEVLRQEGIEVVEAREPGGTEIGDRIRAIVLDSRTRNLAPRAELALLFASRAQNLQDVILPALEAGKFVLCDRYTDSSEAYQGGGRQLGSEAVLTVHQVVCQGINPDLTVLMDSEVSASVARARRRNLSRLEADAAGDENRFERENQAFFDRVHEAYLAIARREPERVFLVDARRPGDVVHREIVEHVRSRLLAGVTDKR, from the coding sequence ATGCGCGGGAAATTCATCACTTTCGAAGGGCTGGATGGCTGCGGCAAAAGCACGCAATTGCAGCGGCTGGCGGAAGTCCTGCGCCAGGAAGGGATCGAGGTAGTGGAGGCTCGCGAGCCCGGCGGGACGGAAATTGGCGATCGCATTCGGGCCATCGTGCTCGATTCGCGAACCCGGAATCTGGCTCCCAGGGCAGAGCTGGCTTTGTTGTTTGCCTCCCGCGCGCAGAACCTGCAGGACGTGATTTTGCCTGCTTTGGAGGCCGGCAAATTCGTTCTCTGCGACCGCTATACGGATTCCTCTGAGGCTTATCAGGGAGGAGGCCGTCAACTGGGAAGCGAGGCAGTGCTTACGGTGCATCAGGTAGTGTGCCAGGGAATCAACCCCGATCTGACCGTGCTGATGGATTCCGAGGTTTCGGCGAGCGTCGCGAGAGCGCGACGGCGGAACTTATCCCGCCTCGAAGCGGACGCGGCTGGGGATGAGAATCGGTTCGAGCGGGAAAACCAGGCTTTCTTTGATCGCGTTCATGAGGCTTACCTGGCCATTGCGCGGCGGGAACCGGAGCGGGTGTTCCTGGTAGATGCCAGGCGGCCAGGAGATGTAGTGCATCGCGAGATTGTGGAGCACGTGCGGTCTAGATTGTTGGCGGGAGTTACCGACAAGAGGTGA
- a CDS encoding PIG-L family deacetylase codes for MFRLLCITAHPDDEVGGFGGTLLLYGSRGVETYVTCLTPGQAATNRGGARSDAELAAMRRAEFAEACKILRVHHGEVLDYPDARLYRVDFFEVVGVLTRRIREIRPHVVLTIGPEGAITAHPDHSMASVFATVAYHWAGRSNHYPEQLINGLKPHRAQKLYYATANFVLEDRPPVSLPPATAIIEVGDILETKIIAFSAHVSQRPLLPIFEKTIRNRGACERYHLAAAITPRTLDGIEHDLFTGVIE; via the coding sequence ATGTTCAGACTGCTGTGTATTACAGCTCATCCCGATGACGAAGTAGGAGGGTTCGGGGGTACGTTGCTGCTCTATGGCTCTCGCGGGGTTGAGACTTATGTCACTTGCCTAACCCCCGGCCAGGCGGCTACGAACCGTGGCGGCGCCAGGTCAGATGCAGAACTGGCTGCCATGCGGCGCGCGGAATTTGCCGAGGCTTGCAAAATCCTTCGCGTACATCACGGGGAGGTTCTGGATTATCCCGATGCCCGCTTATATCGCGTGGACTTCTTCGAGGTGGTTGGCGTTCTGACGCGCCGTATCCGCGAGATTCGACCGCACGTGGTACTGACGATCGGCCCGGAGGGAGCGATAACCGCTCATCCCGATCACTCGATGGCATCGGTGTTCGCTACTGTGGCGTACCACTGGGCGGGCAGAAGCAACCATTACCCTGAGCAGCTCATTAATGGTCTCAAACCGCATCGCGCGCAGAAGCTCTACTACGCCACTGCGAATTTTGTACTCGAGGACCGGCCTCCGGTCTCCCTGCCTCCCGCTACCGCTATCATCGAGGTGGGCGACATTCTGGAAACGAAGATCATCGCCTTTAGTGCCCACGTCAGCCAGCGTCCTTTGCTGCCGATCTTCGAGAAGACGATCCGCAATCGAGGTGCATGCGAGCGCTATCATCTGGCCGCGGCCATAACGCCCCGCACCTTAGACGGCATTGAGCACGACTTGTTCACTGGAGTGATTGAGTAA